ATCAGACCACCATCAACCGGAACTGCCAGGAAAACGACGGGACGTCAGGAGCCAAAGCGACAGTGGGGACCCTCTAGAATGCCGACCTTCTTGTGCCGACTCTGCCTGGCCATGACCGCCCTGGGCGCGATCTGCGGCCCCGCGCTTGCCGCCAGCAGCGCACCTGCGCCGCTGTACAACAGCCTCGCCCACGCCGCACCGGAACTCAATCCCCAAGTATTAAAAAGTGCCCTCAGCGCCATGCAGTGCGCGGTCAACAGCGGCGCCCGGCAGGCCCGGCACCTGGCGGTCATCGATTACTCGCAACCCTCCACCGCCCGCCGCCTGTGGATCTTCGACCTGAACAAACGAACCCTGGTGCTGCGCGACCTGGTGGCCCACGGGCAGAAATCCGGGGAAAACTTCGCCACCCAGTTCTCCAATCGCATGGGCAGCTACCAGTCCAGCCTCGGCCTGTTCCGTACCCGGGAAAGTTATGAAGGCAGCCACGGCTACTCGTTGCGCATGGATGGCCTGGAGCCGGGCTTCAACGATCTGGCCCGCGACCGCGACATCGTGATTCACGCGGCCGACTACGTGAACCCGTTGTGGAGCCGGCGCCAGGGCCGCATCGGCCGCAGCCTCGGTTGCCCGGCGGTGCGGCCACAGGTGGCGCGCCAGGTCATCGACCGGCTCAAGGACGGTCAGTTCATGTTTTCCTGGTACCCCGACCAGCAGTGGCTGAAGTCCTCGCCCTACCTCAATTGCCAGCCGCGCCAGGTGGCAGGCATCGTCGCCGCCAATGGCGGCTGACCCCGCTCAACCGGTCGCCACGGCCACCGGTTGCGGCTCTTCGGGCACCTTGACGAAGACGCTGTATTTCGCCCCTTCCATGGCCTCGAAGGCGATGAGTTTCTCCACCAGCGGACCGCTCAGCACCTTGCCGGCATTGAGCAGCAGCATGCCGTTGTCGGCGTTCAGGTTGCGCGCCAGGATCATCCCGGACGCCAGCTCGCGGGTGGTCAGGACCTTGACCGTCGGATCGGCCAGGGTCACGTCGCTGAGGAACGCCGCGCAGACCGCGACGAAGTCCTCCACCAGCGCCGGGTCGTAGAGTTTGCCGGCGTATTTGCGAATGAACAGCAGCGCTTCGTCGCTGTTCATTTGCCGTTCGAGTATCAGCCCGCGCTGCAACTCGATGAAGTCCACCGCCAGCTTGAGCCAGCGCGACCCCAGCGGAATGGCCTCGCCCTTGAGGTGATCGGGAAAGCCGCTGCCGTCCCAGCGTTCCTGGTGATGCAGGATGATGCGCGCCGCGTCCTTCATCGGCTCCAGGGTCATCAACAGCGACTCGCTCTGCTTCGGGTAGGCCCGGTACAGGTCACGCTCGGTGTGATGCAGCAGATCGGCGGGCGCCGTCATCATGCTGTCGGTCCAGCCGAGCTTGCCGATGTTGTACAGCGCCGCGGCCATGGTCATGTCGCGGCTCTCGGTTTCCCCCAGGCCGTGAGTGGCGCAGTACACGCGAATCAGTTCGATGATCTGGCGGTTGGTCTGCTTGGCCTTGGGCAACCGCAGGTTCGCCAGCAGCGAAAACACCTCGGTCCCGGTCACGTAGCTGCGCTTGAGCTCCTCATACGCCAGGTCGAGCATATCGGCGGTCTGCTGCAGCTCGGCGGTACGCGCCGCCACGTGTTTTTCCAGGGTCGCGTTGAGCGTCTTCAATTGCTCGTTCTGCTGCCGGGTGAGTGCTTCCAGGCGCTGGCGCTCGCTCTCCGAATGGTGATGGGCCATGGCCTGGCGCAAGGTCACGAGCATGTCCTCGTCGTTCCAGGGCTTGCTGATGTAACGGTGGATCTGCCCTTCGTTGATCGCCTTGGCGATCAGGGTCATGTCGGCATAGCCGGTGAGCAGGATGCGCAAGGTCGACGGATGGCGCTGGTGAACCTGGGCCAGCAGGGTCGCACCGTCCATGCCGGGCATGCGCGCATCGCTCATCACCACGTCCACCGGTCGCTGCCCGAGGATCTCCAGGGCCTTGGCGCCGCTGTCGGCCAGCAGGATGTCGTAGGGCTGGCTGCGCAACAGCCGGCGCAGGCTATTGAGAATCGATTCCTCATCGTCGACCAGCAGTACCGTGGGCCGCCCCTGGGCCCCGTCTGCGCGCTGTTCTTCCATGCTTGCCCCCTTTCCTCTGCTGTGATCGGACCTGCCTTCCCGGACAGGCTAGATGACTCGCAGCATTTCGGCATGAATTTGACGCCGGTCGATTAGCGCATGCGAAGGAGCCTGACTATGCTCAAGCCGAAAATGGATTGCTTGTCCAGGTATCAGGAAGGGAAACCCGATGAGCCTATATGCAAGGCCCTCCCGCCAGGCTGGAGCCCGCCGATGAAATCCATGCCGGACCGGGCCAACCGGCGGATCCTGATCGTCGACGATACCGCGTCGATCCATGAGGATTTCCGCAAGATCCTCACGCACGCGCACGCCTCCGAGGATCGCCTCAGCGATGCCGAAACCGCGCTGTTCGGTGCCCCGGCCAGTGCCTCGCTGGAACATTTTTTCCTCGATTCGGCGTTCCAGGGCCAGGAGGCGCTGGGCATGGTGCAAGCCGCCCTGGACCGCGACCTGCCGTACGCCATGGCCTTTATCGACATGCGCATGCCGCCTGGCTGGGACGGCCTGGAAACCATCGAACGGCTGTGGCAGGTCGATCCCAAGCTGCAGATCGCCCTGTGCACCGCCTATTCCGACTACTCCTGGGAAGACATCGCCGAACGCCTGTCGCTGGGCGATCGCCTGCTGATCCTGAAAAAGCCCTTCGATGCCATCGAGATCCGCCAGATGGCCAGCACCCTGACCGTCAAATGGCAGATGACCGAAGAGGCGGCGCTGAAGATGGACCAGCTGGAGCAGGCGGTCGAGGAGCGCACCCGGGAACTGGCCGACGCCAACATCATCGTGCAGAACAGCCCCACCATTCTCTATCGCCTGCGGGGCGAGCCTTCGTTCACGCTGATGTACATCTCCCACAACATCACCAAGTTCGGCCATGTGGCGGCGCAACTGGTGGCCTCGGCCGACTGGGCGCAGACACTGATCCACCCCGACGACCAGGCCAAGGTCGAGAGCGCCATGCTCCGGGTCCTGGACCGCGATGTCGCCGGGGCGTCCATCGAGTTCCGCATGCGCACCGGCGACGGCGCCTTCCGCTGGGTGGAAAACCGCTATATCCCGGTGCGCAACCAGCAGGGCCAACTGGTCGAAGTCGAAGGCATCATCCTCGACATCACCGAGCGCAAGCTGGCCGAGGAAAAGATCGCGCAGATGGCGCGCACCGACAGCCTGACCGGCCTGGCCAACCGCGCCACGCTGATCGAACGCCTGCACCAGGCCTTCGCAGCCGCCCGCCGCGGGGCCGGGCGCTTCGCCATGTTCTATCTGGACCTGGACCACTTCAAGCGCATCAACGACACCCTGGGCCACCCCATCGGCGACTTGCTGCTGCAGGAAGTGGCCCGGCGCATCAGGTCCTGTACCCGGGAAAACGATGTGGTGGCGCGCCTGGGCGGCGACGAATTCGCGATCCTGCAGCTGGACGTCGAAGAAGCCACGCACTGCGCCGCCCTGGCGACAAAGATCCGCGACATCCTGGTGCAGCCCTACTCCCTGGACGGCAACGAGGTGCGCATTTCGGTGAGCATCGGCATCAGCCTCTACAGCCCGCACACCCTCAGCGCCGACAGCCTGATGGCGCAGTCGGACATGGCGCTGTACCGCTCCAAGGACAAGGGGCGTAACCAGTTCCATTTCCACAGCGAGGAAATCGACCAGGAAGTCACCGAGCGCGTGACCCTGGCCAATGACCTGAAACTGGCCCTGGAGCGCGATGAACTGCACCTGCACTACCTGCCGGAGGTCGACCTGGGCACCGGCCGGATCCTCGGCATGGCGACGCAGGTCCGCTGGCTGCACCCCCGGCGCGGCTGGCTGGAGGCCGAGGACTTCATGCCCGCCGCCGAGAAGACCGGCATCGTCATCGCCCTCGGTCGCTGGCTGCTGGACCAGGCCTGCCGGCAGATGCGCGCCTGGCGCGACCAGAACATGGCGCCGCCGCTGATCGCGATCCACCTGTCCCTGGTCCAGCTCAAGACCGGTCCGGAACTGATCTACGACGTGTTGCGCACCACCGCGCGCTGGGACCTGTGCCCCTGGGATCTGCGGTTCGACGTCACCGAGGGCACCCTGGCCCAGACCAAATGGACCCACAACGACATCCTGCCCAGGCTGTGCGAGCTGGGTGTGAAGATCGCCATCGACGATTTCGGCACCGAGTATTCTTCGTTCGATTACCTCAAGACCTATCGGGTCAACCACCTCAAGCTCGCCCAGCGCTTTATCGACAGCGCCAGCAGCGACCCCGAGAACGCCATGACCCTACGGGCCATTCTCAACTTCGCCCGCGAAGTGGGGATCGGCGTCACCGCCGAAGGCGTGGAAACCCAGGAGCAGCGCGTCACCCTGATCTCCAGCGGTACGCCGCTGGGCCACTCGCTCGGCACGGCGGTCAACAGCGACCAGGCGGGCGAGTTGCTCAAGGCCCGAGCCGCCGCCGTGGACAACCGCGCCTGGCCGGCGGATCCGACACAGGAGAACCTCAGGTGAACCCTCTGTCCGTGGCGCCTAACCGCAGGATCCTGATCGTCGACGACACCCCGGCGATTCATCAGGATTTCCGCAAGATTCTCGGGCCTCAGGACCAAGAGCCCCTGAGCAGCATCGAAACCTCCCTGTTCGGCAGCCACCAGGCCCCGGGCCAGCACTTCCAGCTGGACTCCGCCTACCAGGGCCAGGAAGCGGTGGAACTGGTCAAGCGCGCCCAGGCCGAGGGCCGGCCTTATGCCCTGGCGTTTCTCGACATGCGCATGCCGCCGGGCTGGGATGGCCTGCAGACCATCGAGCACCTGTGGAAGATCGACCCGCACCTGCAGATCGCCCTCTGCACGGCGTTTTCCGATTACTCATGGGAAGCCATGGCCGAACGCATCGAGTTCGGCGACCAACTGTTGATCCTGAAAAAGCCGTTCGACAGCCTGGAAATCCGCCAGATGGCCAGCGCACTGACCTGGAAATGGCAATTGACCCAGGATGCCGCGAGCAAGATGCGCTACCTGGAGCAGGCCATCGAGGAACGGGTGCAGGAACTGCTGAGCGTGTCGCAACTGTTGCACTACGATGTGCTCACCGGCTTGCCCAACAGCACGTTGCTGGGCGATCGCCTGACCCAGCATATGTCCCTGTCCCGCCGGCACGACCGGCAGGTGGCGGTGATGTTCATCGGCCTGGACCGGTTCAAACGCATCAACAACGCCCTCGGCCATCCGGCGGGCGACGAAATGCTCAAGCATGTCGCTCATGGCCTGGCGGCCACGGTGCGCGAAACCGATTCGGTGTTCCGCTACGGTTCGGACGAATTCGTGGTGATTCTCGGCGACATCCTGCACCCGCAGCAGACCCGGGGGGTGGCCGAGAAGCTGCTGGCCGCGGTCAACACCAGCCACTCCGTGGCGGGGCACGACCTGACCGTCACCGCCAGCCTGGGCATCAGCCTCTACCCCGACGACGGCTACGATGCCGTGACGCTGATCAAGAAGGCCGAGACGGCCATGCGCAACGTCAAGGACAACGGCCCCAACGACTTCAGCTTCTTCATCGAAGACATGAACCTGCGCGCCCGCCAGGCACAAACCCTGGAAACCGGCCTGCGCCTGGCCCTGCAACGCGAAGAGTTCGTCCTGCACTACCAACCCAAGCTGGATCTGGCGCACGGCACGGTAGTCGGCGCCGAGGCGCTGGTGCGCTGGCATCGGCCCGGCCATGGCTGGGTATTCCCCTCGGATTTCATCCCGGTGGCCGAAGACAGCGGCCTGATCGTCGCGCTCAGCCAGTGGGTGCTGCGCCAC
This portion of the Pseudomonas sp. MRSN 12121 genome encodes:
- a CDS encoding HD domain-containing phosphohydrolase: MEEQRADGAQGRPTVLLVDDEESILNSLRRLLRSQPYDILLADSGAKALEILGQRPVDVVMSDARMPGMDGATLLAQVHQRHPSTLRILLTGYADMTLIAKAINEGQIHRYISKPWNDEDMLVTLRQAMAHHHSESERQRLEALTRQQNEQLKTLNATLEKHVAARTAELQQTADMLDLAYEELKRSYVTGTEVFSLLANLRLPKAKQTNRQIIELIRVYCATHGLGETESRDMTMAAALYNIGKLGWTDSMMTAPADLLHHTERDLYRAYPKQSESLLMTLEPMKDAARIILHHQERWDGSGFPDHLKGEAIPLGSRWLKLAVDFIELQRGLILERQMNSDEALLFIRKYAGKLYDPALVEDFVAVCAAFLSDVTLADPTVKVLTTRELASGMILARNLNADNGMLLLNAGKVLSGPLVEKLIAFEAMEGAKYSVFVKVPEEPQPVAVATG
- a CDS encoding GGDEF and EAL domain-containing protein; this translates as MNPLSVAPNRRILIVDDTPAIHQDFRKILGPQDQEPLSSIETSLFGSHQAPGQHFQLDSAYQGQEAVELVKRAQAEGRPYALAFLDMRMPPGWDGLQTIEHLWKIDPHLQIALCTAFSDYSWEAMAERIEFGDQLLILKKPFDSLEIRQMASALTWKWQLTQDAASKMRYLEQAIEERVQELLSVSQLLHYDVLTGLPNSTLLGDRLTQHMSLSRRHDRQVAVMFIGLDRFKRINNALGHPAGDEMLKHVAHGLAATVRETDSVFRYGSDEFVVILGDILHPQQTRGVAEKLLAAVNTSHSVAGHDLTVTASLGISLYPDDGYDAVTLIKKAETAMRNVKDNGPNDFSFFIEDMNLRARQAQTLETGLRLALQREEFVLHYQPKLDLAHGTVVGAEALVRWHRPGHGWVFPSDFIPVAEDSGLIVALSQWVLRHACLQAQAWQAQGLPPINMSVNVSAIDFRQRDFVERLSRTLSETGLEPKLLELEITESVLMQNVGATIATLNAIKQLGVRLAIDDFGTGYSSLSYLQKFPVDVLKIDQSFVRDLSTDSNDAKLVSSIIDLGRSLNLSIIAEGVETLEQLDFLKQHQCEEGQGFYFSKAVEPEVFARILADSRQPPPPRP
- a CDS encoding murein L,D-transpeptidase catalytic domain family protein, producing the protein MPTFLCRLCLAMTALGAICGPALAASSAPAPLYNSLAHAAPELNPQVLKSALSAMQCAVNSGARQARHLAVIDYSQPSTARRLWIFDLNKRTLVLRDLVAHGQKSGENFATQFSNRMGSYQSSLGLFRTRESYEGSHGYSLRMDGLEPGFNDLARDRDIVIHAADYVNPLWSRRQGRIGRSLGCPAVRPQVARQVIDRLKDGQFMFSWYPDQQWLKSSPYLNCQPRQVAGIVAANGG
- a CDS encoding EAL domain-containing protein — translated: MKSMPDRANRRILIVDDTASIHEDFRKILTHAHASEDRLSDAETALFGAPASASLEHFFLDSAFQGQEALGMVQAALDRDLPYAMAFIDMRMPPGWDGLETIERLWQVDPKLQIALCTAYSDYSWEDIAERLSLGDRLLILKKPFDAIEIRQMASTLTVKWQMTEEAALKMDQLEQAVEERTRELADANIIVQNSPTILYRLRGEPSFTLMYISHNITKFGHVAAQLVASADWAQTLIHPDDQAKVESAMLRVLDRDVAGASIEFRMRTGDGAFRWVENRYIPVRNQQGQLVEVEGIILDITERKLAEEKIAQMARTDSLTGLANRATLIERLHQAFAAARRGAGRFAMFYLDLDHFKRINDTLGHPIGDLLLQEVARRIRSCTRENDVVARLGGDEFAILQLDVEEATHCAALATKIRDILVQPYSLDGNEVRISVSIGISLYSPHTLSADSLMAQSDMALYRSKDKGRNQFHFHSEEIDQEVTERVTLANDLKLALERDELHLHYLPEVDLGTGRILGMATQVRWLHPRRGWLEAEDFMPAAEKTGIVIALGRWLLDQACRQMRAWRDQNMAPPLIAIHLSLVQLKTGPELIYDVLRTTARWDLCPWDLRFDVTEGTLAQTKWTHNDILPRLCELGVKIAIDDFGTEYSSFDYLKTYRVNHLKLAQRFIDSASSDPENAMTLRAILNFAREVGIGVTAEGVETQEQRVTLISSGTPLGHSLGTAVNSDQAGELLKARAAAVDNRAWPADPTQENLR